The Pseudomonas entomophila genome segment CCCCGAGAACCACGCGCAGTTCGCAGCACTGATGCCCGCGCCACTGCGCGCCTTCTTCAAGGGCGAGCACCTGCTGCTGCGCTCGCTGGCAGTCAATGGCCAACCCTTGATGCTGATGGTCGCCGACCAAGGTGGCAAGCCCTTGGCCGATGTCGGCGTACAGGCTTTCGGCAAGACCGCACAGTGCGTGGAACGTGCCCTGGCCACCTTTGGCGCCCGCCATTCATAGCTGCCTTGCGCTACAATCGCCCTCTTTCCACCCTGGAGATCGTGGATGACTGATTTTTCCGGCTTGCCCCTGGTGATCGAGCCTGCGGACCTGCTACCGCGCCTGGCTTCGCCACAGCTGATCCTGGTCGACCTGACCAGCGTCAACCGCTATGGCAGTGGGCATATCCCCGGGGCCCGCTTCGTCGACCCGAAACGTACCCAACTGGGCCAGCCGCCGGCTCCCGGCCTGCTGCCGGCCCATACCGACCTGGAAAAGCTGTTCGGTGAGCTCGGCCACCGCGACGATGCGGTCTACGTGGTCTACGACGACGAGGGTGGCGGCTGGGCCGGGCGCTTCATCTGGCTGCTCGACGTGATCGGTCACAAGGGCTACCACTATCTCAACGGTGGTATCCAGGCCTGGCCGGCAGACAAGCTCTCCACCGAGGCACCTGAAATCGCCGGCGGCCCGGTGAGCCTACGGCAGCATGCCGAACCCACCGCCACCCGTGAATATCTGCAGAGCCGCCTGGGGGCCACCGACCTGGCGATCTGGGATGCCCGTGCACCTGGGGAGTACCGTGGCGAGAAAGTCCTGGCGGCCAGAGGCGGACACATTCCTGGCGCGATCAACTTCGAGTGGACCGCCGGCATGGACCTCAACGACCATCTGCGTATCCGCAAGGACATCAAGCAAGTACTCGAGCAGTTGGGCATCACCCCGGACAAGGAAGTGATCACCCATTGCCAGACTCACCACCGCTCCGGCTTCACCTACCTTGTGGCAAAGCACCTCGGCTATCCACGGGTCAAGGGTTATGCCGGTTCCTGGGGCGAATGGGGCAACCACCCTGACACGCCCGTAGAAGTTTAAGGACGCTCAATGAAATCCCGTTTGTTCATCATCAGCCAGTACCTGCTGCCGCATCACCTGCTGTCGCGCCTGGCCGGCTGTGTCGCCGAGTGCCGCGCGCGCTGGTTCAAGAATGCTTTCACCGCCTGGTTCGCCAAGCGCTACCAGGTGAACATGTCCGAGGCGCTGGTCGAAGACCTCAGCGCCTACGAGCACTTCAACGCCTTCTTCACCCGCGCCCTCAAGCCGGGTGCCCGCCCGCTGGACGAAACCCCTGGCGCAATCCTCTGCCCGGCCGATGGCGCCGTCAGCCAGCTCGGCCCCATCGAGCACGGCCGTATTTTCCAGGCCAAGGGCCATGGTTTCAGCGCCCTGGAACTGCTGGGTGGCGATCCGGCCCTGGCCGCGCCGTTCATGGGCGGCGAGTTCGCCACCATCTACCTGTCGCCCAAGGACTACCACCGCGTGCACATGCCGCTGGCCGGTACCCTGCGCGAGATGGTCTACGTGCCTGGCCGACTTTTCTCGGTCAACCAGACCACCGCCGAAAACGTACCGGAGCTGTTCGCCCGCAACGAACGCGTGGTCTGCCTGTTTGACACCGAACGCGGCCCGATGGCCGTGGTATTGGTGGGCGCGATGATCGTCGCCTCGATTGAAACGGTCTGGGCTGGCTTGGTCACCCCACCGAAGCGTGAACTGAAGACCTTCCGCTACGACGAAGCCAGCCGTGCACCGATCCATCTGGAAAAAGGCGCCGAACTGGGTCGTTTCAAGCTGGGTTCCACCGCCATCGTGCTGTTCGGGCCCGAGCAGGTGAAGTGGGCCGAGAGCCTCGGTGCTGGTTCCCCGGTACGCATGGGTGAGCTGCTGGCAGTGCCTGCCCAGGCCTGAACCTAGCACCATGCAAAAGGCCCTGCACATGCAGGGCCTTTTCACTTGTACTGTTCGCCGGCAAGCCGGCTCCTACGGGAGTATTACGAAACCCGTAGGAGCCGGCTTGCCGGCGAACCAGGCGATGCAGTCTTCAACCGCGCGCTTCGCGATCACGCACGCCTAGAAGGTACAGCACGCCGTCCAGGCCCAGGGTGGAGATCGCCTGCTTGGCCGACTGGCGTACCAGCGGCTTGGCGCGGAAGGCCACGCCCAAGCCGGCCTGGGAGAGCATCGGCAGGTCATTGGCACCATCGCCGACAGCGATGGTCTGCTCGAGCTGCAGGCCCTCCTCACTGGCCAGTTGCTGCAGCAGGTCGGCCTTGCGCTGGGCGTCGACGATCGGCTCGACGGCCACGCCGGTCACCTTGCCATCGACCACTTCCAGTTCATTGGCGAACACATAGTCGATGCCCAGACGCGCCTGCACCTGCTTGGCGAAGTAGGTGAAACCGCCCGAGAGGATCGCGGTCTTGTAGCCCAGGCGCTTGAGCTCGGCGAACAGGTGCTCGGCACCTTCGGTCAGGCGCAGGGAAGCCCCGATCTGGTCGAGCGCGCCTACGTCCAGCCCCTTGAGCAGCGCCATGCGCTCCTTGAAGCTGGCACGGAAATCCAGCTCGCCACGCATGGCACGCTCGGTAATCGCCGCCACCTGCTCACCGACGCCCGCAGCCTTGGCCAGCTCGTCGATCACTTCGGCCTCGATCAGCGTGGAGTCCATGTCGAACACCGCCAGGCGACGGTTGCGACGGAACAGATCATCGCGCTGGAAGGCGATGTCGATGTTCAGTTCCTCGGACAGGGCAAAGAAATCGGCGCGCAGGGCCTGGGCATCGCTGGCCTCGCCACGCACGGAAATCTCCAGCGCGGACTTGCCCTTCTCGGTCGGTGCACCCAGTGCCACGCGGGCGGACAGGCGCTCGATGCGCTCGATGGTCAGGCCATACTGGCTGATGATCGCGCTGACCCGCTGCAACTGCTGCGCGGTGACACGGCGGCTGAGCAGGGTGACGATATGGCGCGCCTCGCCCTGGCTGTCGGCCCAATGCTGGTAGTCGGCCTCGGAGATCGGTGTGTAACGGGCCTGCAGGTTCAGCTCATGGGCCTTGGACTGCACGCTCTGCAGCAGCGCGGTGGCCACTTCGTTGTCGGGGATGTCGACCAGGATGCCGAACGACAGGGTGCCGTGCATCACCGCCAGACCGATGTCGAGAATGTTCACACCGCCCTGGAGCAGGACGCCGGTGATGGCCGCGGTAAGACCCGGACGGTCTTCACCAGTGATGTTGATCAGGACGATTTCGCGCAAGACCGGGCTCCGACTTCGATGAAAAATGCGCATTCTACCGATTTTCCATGACCATCGGGCGCTAACGATACTTTGCCGACAAAACACGTATCGCTATACTGCGCAGCACCTATCCCGCCACGAAGAGCCGCGCTCTGTGAACCGGCCCACGCCCGTCAAACCCGACAACTTCTTCCTGATGATCTACCGAGCCCTGAGCCAGCGCCGAATTCCCCTGGCCCTGCGCATTGCCAGCCATAACATTTTCCTGGTGGCCCTGGCCCTGGTGATCTATGCCTGCGTCATGGGCCTGCAGTTCAAGCAGGCCATGCATGAGCAGGCCGACGCCGTGGGCCAGAGCCTGACCACCCAGACCGCCACATCGGCGACCGAGCTGCTGGTGTCCAACGACATCCTCAGCCTCAACGTGCTGCTGGGCAACCTGGTGAAGAATCCGCTGGTGGCACATGCGGCCATCTACAGCGTGGACAACCGCATCCTCGCCGAGGCCGGTCAGCGCCCGAAGAACAGCTTGCTGGGCGAGGCCGAAGGCCTGTACCAGACCAAGATCACCTTCCAGGACGTGACCGCCGGCCAGCTACGCATCAGCCTGGACATGAACCAGTTCCAGCAACCCATGCTGATCAGCCTGCAGAGCATGGGTATCCTCGCCGCCATTCTGTTGGCGCTGGCACTCACCCTCAGCCTGCGCCTGGGGCGTTTCATTTCCACCCCGCTGTTGCAGTTGCGCGTCTGGCTGCGTGACCCACACCCCTACACGCCGGGCACCGACCGCCACGACGAGATCGGCGACCTGGCCCGCCAGTTGCACGCTCGCCTCGCCCCGCCACCGCCGCCGGAACCTGAGGTTGAAGACGAGGAAGACGACTTCGAAGAAGTGCCCGCCCCCAAGGCCGCCCCACGTGCGAAAGCCGTGGCGCACGTTCCCGATCACGACGACGACGCTTTTGCCGGCCTGATGGATGAAGACAGCGCCCCGGCCAAGCCCGTTGTCGTCAAGTCCGACGAGCCGCAATACAGCGCCGTGCTGGCCGTTCAATTGGGCTCCCAGGAGCAACTGCGCCGCCTGCCACGCTCGCGCCTGACCGAACTGCTCGAGCGTTACCGCGACTGCCTGGACCAGGCCGCCTCGTTGTACGAAGGGGAAGTCCACACCTTGAACGACGGCAGCACCCTGTTGCTTTTCCACAGCCGCGACAGCGGTGAGGACTACCTGACCAATGCCATCTGCTGCGGCGAGCTGCTGCGCGCCCTGGGCCACGCCCTGCAGATCGAAGTGGCCGACAGTGGCATCACCTTGCAACTGCAACTGGGCCTGGTACTGGCCGACGATTTGCAGGGGATGGATCAGGTCGACCTGCTGATGACCGAGCAGGCCCAGGACGCCCTGGCCCTGTCGCAGCACAGCCGCAACCTGCTGCTGGTCGAGCGCCGTATCAGCGACGACACATTGATCCGCCAGCGCGCGCGCATTCGGCCGATCGCCAGCCCAGAGGGCGCCTGCTGCGTGGAGCGGTTGATGGAGCCTTATCCTTCAATGCTGGAACGTCAGCTCGCTCGCATGCACGAACGCCGGGCCTGACCCCGAGGTTGATACAGATACATCAAGCCCGCAGGCGTTAGCCTGCGGGCTTGACCTCAGGTGTGCATCCAGGTGTGAGCACTACCCGATTGAATGCCTGCGATACCATTCATGCGCAATGGAAACCAGTGCGCCACTGCGTTTGTATAAAACTCATCGAAGACCTCAGAGTGCACCCAGGCATAACTAGGACTGGTGGCGATCAAGCCATAGTAGTCCGGTCGCATTCTTTTCAATCCCTCATTGAACGCGTCCGGCCCAGCCAAGCTTGAGATAGCTTGCATGTACTCGTTCATCTTCTGCTGCGCCTCCAGCTTGTTTTCGAAGTTCCTGGCTATCGGTCGAGGGGTGTTCTTGAACGCCTCCGGCAGCGCCTCGAATCGCTCATTGGCCTCTCGCAGCAAACGTTTGAGTACCGGATTGTCTCGATGGCTGGCGAAGTGCGAGGTGTTGATCAACTGCTTTTGATTCCAAGGCATCTTGTATTGCCCTCCGATCAACACATCATCAGCGGCGGCGGATAGTGACGGGGCCTCGCTTACGAGCAATCTGTCGTCAACATCCAAGTAGAAGCCGCCCAGCTCATCGATCAGGCGAAGGCGCAGATAGTCACAAGCAGCTGCATAATTGCGTGATGCGTTTTGTGGAAAACGGAAATAGTTATAAGCCTTTCCATCAGGACCGCCCGTAAAATCCTGGAAAAACGGCTGCTCGCGCAGATTACGAGCTTCAACACCTACTTCACGACACCATTTTTGATTGGCTGCCAGCGCGACCTCGTCGTTATCCAGGTGCAGGACGAATCTATAACCTTTGACCCGCAAGTTATTGACGATGTTGCGCTTTATCATGACGTTCAATTCACCCTCACCCACCCAGATCATATGTATTTCGTTCGGGATCGGCGTGGTGACCAGGGGTAATTGCGGCAAGTGCGGAAAACGATATTCGGTAATTGACTTCTCAAACGGCAGCCTGTGCCGCACGCGCTCCAGGCTTCTGGCATCACCAATTCGCCAACGAACGCGATCTTTTCCGTATGCCTCCCGCCATATGTAGTTTTGGTCCTGCCGCCACGCCGCGGCGTCGGCGTCGTACCAGACCGGCTGGCGAATTGTCTGCTTGACGTCTAGTTTCTCTTCGCCGTCGTGAGTGTACAGAATGTCTGCTTCATAGTGCCCCGCGTCATTCCAGACCAGGTCATCCACGGCAATACTCACCTCTACCTTGGGGATCATTGGCTGGGTTTCAATGCCGCGTATCACCTCCACTGGCGACGGTAAATGCTCCAGCACTTTCACTGACGGCGCACCGCCCCGCAGGCCATAGCGCAAGTCAATGTCCCAATAACCGTCGTCCAGACAGTGCAGAAACGGCCCCCATACCAGCGGCTCGCCTTCCGAGCGAATACGGAACTGCTGCTCATGCTCCAGCCATTGCACCCGGTAAACTTCGGGCCGGATCCTGACGTAAATTTTGCCTCCGTCCAGGAACGTACCTTTACCCCCGCCCGTGACGCGCAGCGGCCGGGTGACCGCCAAGGTCTTCAATCGATCGCCTAAATCGCCCTGCAAGGCATCGTGCACCGGGCGTATCGCTTTGAACTCCTCAGTCGTTTCAGGCACCCGCCCGCCCCAATGTTGCTTGTCCAGCGCCATTTGTGCGGCACGTTGCTCTTGCGCAGCCTGGGCAGCGATACGCTCCGACTCGGTAAGAAACGCTCTGGTCGCCGTGAGTTGCGATATATCCCCTGCCAGCGGCAAGGCATTGAGCAACCCGAATACGAGCCGTT includes the following:
- a CDS encoding rhodanese-like domain-containing protein encodes the protein MTDFSGLPLVIEPADLLPRLASPQLILVDLTSVNRYGSGHIPGARFVDPKRTQLGQPPAPGLLPAHTDLEKLFGELGHRDDAVYVVYDDEGGGWAGRFIWLLDVIGHKGYHYLNGGIQAWPADKLSTEAPEIAGGPVSLRQHAEPTATREYLQSRLGATDLAIWDARAPGEYRGEKVLAARGGHIPGAINFEWTAGMDLNDHLRIRKDIKQVLEQLGITPDKEVITHCQTHHRSGFTYLVAKHLGYPRVKGYAGSWGEWGNHPDTPVEV
- the asd gene encoding archaetidylserine decarboxylase (Phosphatidylserine decarboxylase is synthesized as a single chain precursor. Generation of the pyruvoyl active site from a Ser is coupled to cleavage of a Gly-Ser bond between the larger (beta) and smaller (alpha chains). It is an integral membrane protein.); its protein translation is MKSRLFIISQYLLPHHLLSRLAGCVAECRARWFKNAFTAWFAKRYQVNMSEALVEDLSAYEHFNAFFTRALKPGARPLDETPGAILCPADGAVSQLGPIEHGRIFQAKGHGFSALELLGGDPALAAPFMGGEFATIYLSPKDYHRVHMPLAGTLREMVYVPGRLFSVNQTTAENVPELFARNERVVCLFDTERGPMAVVLVGAMIVASIETVWAGLVTPPKRELKTFRYDEASRAPIHLEKGAELGRFKLGSTAIVLFGPEQVKWAESLGAGSPVRMGELLAVPAQA
- the serB gene encoding phosphoserine phosphatase SerB, translating into MREIVLINITGEDRPGLTAAITGVLLQGGVNILDIGLAVMHGTLSFGILVDIPDNEVATALLQSVQSKAHELNLQARYTPISEADYQHWADSQGEARHIVTLLSRRVTAQQLQRVSAIISQYGLTIERIERLSARVALGAPTEKGKSALEISVRGEASDAQALRADFFALSEELNIDIAFQRDDLFRRNRRLAVFDMDSTLIEAEVIDELAKAAGVGEQVAAITERAMRGELDFRASFKERMALLKGLDVGALDQIGASLRLTEGAEHLFAELKRLGYKTAILSGGFTYFAKQVQARLGIDYVFANELEVVDGKVTGVAVEPIVDAQRKADLLQQLASEEGLQLEQTIAVGDGANDLPMLSQAGLGVAFRAKPLVRQSAKQAISTLGLDGVLYLLGVRDREARG
- a CDS encoding histidine kinase, which translates into the protein MNRPTPVKPDNFFLMIYRALSQRRIPLALRIASHNIFLVALALVIYACVMGLQFKQAMHEQADAVGQSLTTQTATSATELLVSNDILSLNVLLGNLVKNPLVAHAAIYSVDNRILAEAGQRPKNSLLGEAEGLYQTKITFQDVTAGQLRISLDMNQFQQPMLISLQSMGILAAILLALALTLSLRLGRFISTPLLQLRVWLRDPHPYTPGTDRHDEIGDLARQLHARLAPPPPPEPEVEDEEDDFEEVPAPKAAPRAKAVAHVPDHDDDAFAGLMDEDSAPAKPVVVKSDEPQYSAVLAVQLGSQEQLRRLPRSRLTELLERYRDCLDQAASLYEGEVHTLNDGSTLLLFHSRDSGEDYLTNAICCGELLRALGHALQIEVADSGITLQLQLGLVLADDLQGMDQVDLLMTEQAQDALALSQHSRNLLLVERRISDDTLIRQRARIRPIASPEGACCVERLMEPYPSMLERQLARMHERRA
- a CDS encoding dermonecrotic toxin domain-containing protein, translated to MIYRPPHPEYPAPGEPFSPEPATYPGSTFENGQYHFASIIPAASEDDEDILLSIKQGFDREHVTVQTPHDFAQVALREYLAQRGLEEDPDNLVLTTLYVELARVKEGPWRAQVAHEMTLTQAMIANWQQQGNGRWFDHLGHPMAWRKEGYEVNQMVPLSSASLSSSEAYDGIYRRTYPQTYGAATQVDLDPAAFRSFIWNAKLQGHYLEYLRHFWSNHGHAYHLMIKGNLVRAALLQRDEGSLATEHAALVLKSLMLSPNTSWDRTSFRYFADNPVSHTRTLSTLRIYGYESSDIIVIGEQGREHKVLYIPGNASPLHGFANADELRDWIAHQCRDPRKRAAIASHFRSKDREDGIFFSGVNTALAGLGAHPNRLNDATGHWYPHEIITFGDALYPYPMSDFRDRIRERLFSDADYDIGTQGKYYSKLTAYGVELAANIVGGLAVAIPALAPVAVALGVGLLAVGAGEMVAAHGRDEEIEGAQRLVFGLLNALPLAGDISQLTATRAFLTESERIAAQAAQEQRAAQMALDKQHWGGRVPETTEEFKAIRPVHDALQGDLGDRLKTLAVTRPLRVTGGGKGTFLDGGKIYVRIRPEVYRVQWLEHEQQFRIRSEGEPLVWGPFLHCLDDGYWDIDLRYGLRGGAPSVKVLEHLPSPVEVIRGIETQPMIPKVEVSIAVDDLVWNDAGHYEADILYTHDGEEKLDVKQTIRQPVWYDADAAAWRQDQNYIWREAYGKDRVRWRIGDARSLERVRHRLPFEKSITEYRFPHLPQLPLVTTPIPNEIHMIWVGEGELNVMIKRNIVNNLRVKGYRFVLHLDNDEVALAANQKWCREVGVEARNLREQPFFQDFTGGPDGKAYNYFRFPQNASRNYAAACDYLRLRLIDELGGFYLDVDDRLLVSEAPSLSAAADDVLIGGQYKMPWNQKQLINTSHFASHRDNPVLKRLLREANERFEALPEAFKNTPRPIARNFENKLEAQQKMNEYMQAISSLAGPDAFNEGLKRMRPDYYGLIATSPSYAWVHSEVFDEFYTNAVAHWFPLRMNGIAGIQSGSAHTWMHT